The Mytilus galloprovincialis chromosome 4, xbMytGall1.hap1.1, whole genome shotgun sequence genome contains a region encoding:
- the LOC143072203 gene encoding rho GTPase-activating protein 19-like isoform X2 produces the protein MNWLFFSGLKMTFSYDMSTPTLRLRQSEAQKNVCRLRNCMPEKFQTLVRMHLSIHLDLDGSKLDEMFSESKPVERTETRQKKSSTPFSRKKSDKQGHLFGSPLTSENVAIIYKLIEFLGRPENITTEGLFRKTGNVARQRLLKQWLSDGSLTSLDDGTFSHHDCATVLKNYLGELPDPLLTEKNYEAHLQIVEMGSNLVLDKDKAKARSKQLKTLQLLFLLLPPENSLLLECLIDLLHKVTKTSGNMMTAQSLGTLFAPHLLCSRKLGASELQCISPVVSKAVAFMIEYGPSIFKIPKELAVDVANFWKQMETPNKYTNKNENKENLSTKKIATTSATAIDTVFTFVDRKSSSDSDTDTQVALAKLYAHVQSMPESARKKKLLKQFNNANGLNESCAKPRKHHRSRTFGEQIKKRFSRHKRRGSNDPNECTAGLPWTLTKPINIDENDNLDNVFTNDKPSAKLRILTTPNSPAVHIVDLCKSPATPRNRTPKARKRLSSGSSDGSIPEKRPTPEPIPSLENEIQYLIKNPPETRVLRFTPELHGKPVAMVSPLSFSPISNTFKDCPQVMKKAMNTPRSRAPVMAMTLSPSLKSRESQL, from the exons ATGAATTGGTTGTTTTTTTCTGGATTGAAAATGACATTCT cTTATGACATGTCTACACCTACCCTACGCCTCAGGCAGTCAGAGGCTCAGAAAAATGTCTGCAGACTTCGTAACTGTATGCCAGAAAAATTTCAGACCCTAGTACGTATGCACTTGTCAATCCATCTAGACTTGGATGGATCAAAACTTGATGAAATGTTTTCAGAGAGTAAACCAGTAGAAAGAACAGAAACAAGACAGAAAAAATCGTCAACCCCATTTTCTAGAAAGAAAA gtGATAAACAGGGTCATTTATTTGGTTCACCACTAACATCAGAAAATGTAGCCATTATATACAAGCTGATAGAATTTCTAGGTAGACCAGAAA ATATAACAACAGAAGGATTATTCAGAAAGACTGGTAATGTTGCCAGACAGAGGTTGTTAAAGCAATGGTTGAGTGATGGTTCTTTGACGTCACTTGACGATGGGACTTTTTCTCATCATGATTGTGCTACAGTGCTAAAGAATTACCTAGGAGAATTACCAGATCCTTTACTTACAGAGAAGAATTATGAAGCTCATCTTCAAATTGTTG AAATGGGATCAAACTTAGTGCTAGATAAAGACAAAGCAAAGGCCAGGTCAAAACAGTTGAAAACCCTCCAGTTGTTGTTTTTACTGCTGCCCCCAGAAAATTCCCTCCTCTTGGAATGTTTGATTGATCTATTACACAAAGTAACCAAGACGAGTGGAAACATGATGACAGCTCAGTCCCTCGGAACATTGTTTGCCCCTCATTTATTGTGCTCTAGAAAG TTAGGTGCTTCAGAATTACAGTGCATATCACCAGTTGTGTCTAAAGCCGTGGCTTTCATGATTGAATATGGTCCATCTATATTTAAG ATCCCAAAAGAATTAGCAGTAGATGTAGCCAACTTTTGGAAACAGATGGAAACACCAAATAAATACaccaataaaaatgaaaataaggagaatTTGTCTACCAAG aaaatagcAACAACATCAGCGACAGCTATAGACACAGTGTTTACATTCGTAGACAGAAAGTCGTCTTCAGACTCGGACACAGATACACAAGTGGCACTGGCTAAATTGTATGCACATGTACAATCTATGCCTGAGTCAGCAAGGAAGAAAAAACTTCTTAAGCAG TTTAACAATGCTAATGGTTTGAATGAGAGTTGTGCTAAGCCCAGGAAACATCATAGGAGTAGAACTTTTGGAGAACAAATAAAG aagagatttAGTCGACATAAAAGGAGAGGATCAAATGACCCCAATGAGTGTACTGCTGGCCTCCCATGGACACTTACAAAG CCAATCAATATTGATGAGAATGACAACTTAGATAATGTTTTCACCAACGACAAACCCTCTGCAAAATTGAGAATACTGACAACA CCAAACAGTCCTGCAGTTCACATAGTTGATCTCTGTAAATCACCAGCCACACCCAGAAACCGTACCCCTAAAGCACGAAAACGTCTGAGTAGTGGGAGTAGTGATGGCAGCATACCAGAGAAACGCCCAACACCAGAACCTATCCCGTCCCTCGAGAACGAAATACAATATTTGATCAAGAACCCACCAGAAACCCGAGTTTTACGATTCACACCAGAGCTTCATGGGAAGCCTGTTGCCATGGTGTCACCACTGTCATTTTCACCCATCTCCAACACATTTAAAGACTGTCCTCAAGTTATGAAG AAAGCAATGAATACACCACGATCAAGAGCTCCAGTGATGGCAATGACTCTATCTCCAAGTCTGAAATCAAGAGAAAGTCAACTCTAG
- the LOC143072203 gene encoding rho GTPase-activating protein 19-like isoform X3: MSTPTLRLRQSEAQKNVCRLRNCMPEKFQTLVRMHLSIHLDLDGSKLDEMFSESKPVERTETRQKKSSTPFSRKKSDKQGHLFGSPLTSENVAIIYKLIEFLGRPENITTEGLFRKTGNVARQRLLKQWLSDGSLTSLDDGTFSHHDCATVLKNYLGELPDPLLTEKNYEAHLQIVEMGSNLVLDKDKAKARSKQLKTLQLLFLLLPPENSLLLECLIDLLHKVTKTSGNMMTAQSLGTLFAPHLLCSRKLGASELQCISPVVSKAVAFMIEYGPSIFKIPKELAVDVANFWKQMETPNKYTNKNENKENLSTKKIATTSATAIDTVFTFVDRKSSSDSDTDTQVALAKLYAHVQSMPESARKKKLLKQFNNANGLNESCAKPRKHHRSRTFGEQIKKRFSRHKRRGSNDPNECTAGLPWTLTKPINIDENDNLDNVFTNDKPSAKLRILTTPNSPAVHIVDLCKSPATPRNRTPKARKRLSSGSSDGSIPEKRPTPEPIPSLENEIQYLIKNPPETRVLRFTPELHGKPVAMVSPLSFSPISNTFKDCPQVMKKAMNTPRSRAPVMAMTLSPSLKSRESQL; encoded by the exons ATGTCTACACCTACCCTACGCCTCAGGCAGTCAGAGGCTCAGAAAAATGTCTGCAGACTTCGTAACTGTATGCCAGAAAAATTTCAGACCCTAGTACGTATGCACTTGTCAATCCATCTAGACTTGGATGGATCAAAACTTGATGAAATGTTTTCAGAGAGTAAACCAGTAGAAAGAACAGAAACAAGACAGAAAAAATCGTCAACCCCATTTTCTAGAAAGAAAA gtGATAAACAGGGTCATTTATTTGGTTCACCACTAACATCAGAAAATGTAGCCATTATATACAAGCTGATAGAATTTCTAGGTAGACCAGAAA ATATAACAACAGAAGGATTATTCAGAAAGACTGGTAATGTTGCCAGACAGAGGTTGTTAAAGCAATGGTTGAGTGATGGTTCTTTGACGTCACTTGACGATGGGACTTTTTCTCATCATGATTGTGCTACAGTGCTAAAGAATTACCTAGGAGAATTACCAGATCCTTTACTTACAGAGAAGAATTATGAAGCTCATCTTCAAATTGTTG AAATGGGATCAAACTTAGTGCTAGATAAAGACAAAGCAAAGGCCAGGTCAAAACAGTTGAAAACCCTCCAGTTGTTGTTTTTACTGCTGCCCCCAGAAAATTCCCTCCTCTTGGAATGTTTGATTGATCTATTACACAAAGTAACCAAGACGAGTGGAAACATGATGACAGCTCAGTCCCTCGGAACATTGTTTGCCCCTCATTTATTGTGCTCTAGAAAG TTAGGTGCTTCAGAATTACAGTGCATATCACCAGTTGTGTCTAAAGCCGTGGCTTTCATGATTGAATATGGTCCATCTATATTTAAG ATCCCAAAAGAATTAGCAGTAGATGTAGCCAACTTTTGGAAACAGATGGAAACACCAAATAAATACaccaataaaaatgaaaataaggagaatTTGTCTACCAAG aaaatagcAACAACATCAGCGACAGCTATAGACACAGTGTTTACATTCGTAGACAGAAAGTCGTCTTCAGACTCGGACACAGATACACAAGTGGCACTGGCTAAATTGTATGCACATGTACAATCTATGCCTGAGTCAGCAAGGAAGAAAAAACTTCTTAAGCAG TTTAACAATGCTAATGGTTTGAATGAGAGTTGTGCTAAGCCCAGGAAACATCATAGGAGTAGAACTTTTGGAGAACAAATAAAG aagagatttAGTCGACATAAAAGGAGAGGATCAAATGACCCCAATGAGTGTACTGCTGGCCTCCCATGGACACTTACAAAG CCAATCAATATTGATGAGAATGACAACTTAGATAATGTTTTCACCAACGACAAACCCTCTGCAAAATTGAGAATACTGACAACA CCAAACAGTCCTGCAGTTCACATAGTTGATCTCTGTAAATCACCAGCCACACCCAGAAACCGTACCCCTAAAGCACGAAAACGTCTGAGTAGTGGGAGTAGTGATGGCAGCATACCAGAGAAACGCCCAACACCAGAACCTATCCCGTCCCTCGAGAACGAAATACAATATTTGATCAAGAACCCACCAGAAACCCGAGTTTTACGATTCACACCAGAGCTTCATGGGAAGCCTGTTGCCATGGTGTCACCACTGTCATTTTCACCCATCTCCAACACATTTAAAGACTGTCCTCAAGTTATGAAG AAAGCAATGAATACACCACGATCAAGAGCTCCAGTGATGGCAATGACTCTATCTCCAAGTCTGAAATCAAGAGAAAGTCAACTCTAG
- the LOC143072203 gene encoding rho GTPase-activating protein 19-like isoform X1, whose translation MLSTPKCAGRGFMYCSVLATPTYDMSTPTLRLRQSEAQKNVCRLRNCMPEKFQTLVRMHLSIHLDLDGSKLDEMFSESKPVERTETRQKKSSTPFSRKKSDKQGHLFGSPLTSENVAIIYKLIEFLGRPENITTEGLFRKTGNVARQRLLKQWLSDGSLTSLDDGTFSHHDCATVLKNYLGELPDPLLTEKNYEAHLQIVEMGSNLVLDKDKAKARSKQLKTLQLLFLLLPPENSLLLECLIDLLHKVTKTSGNMMTAQSLGTLFAPHLLCSRKLGASELQCISPVVSKAVAFMIEYGPSIFKIPKELAVDVANFWKQMETPNKYTNKNENKENLSTKKIATTSATAIDTVFTFVDRKSSSDSDTDTQVALAKLYAHVQSMPESARKKKLLKQFNNANGLNESCAKPRKHHRSRTFGEQIKKRFSRHKRRGSNDPNECTAGLPWTLTKPINIDENDNLDNVFTNDKPSAKLRILTTPNSPAVHIVDLCKSPATPRNRTPKARKRLSSGSSDGSIPEKRPTPEPIPSLENEIQYLIKNPPETRVLRFTPELHGKPVAMVSPLSFSPISNTFKDCPQVMKKAMNTPRSRAPVMAMTLSPSLKSRESQL comes from the exons ATGTTGTCTACACCAAAGTGTGCTGGTCGGGGCTTCATGTACTGTAGTGTGCTAGCAACTCCAA cTTATGACATGTCTACACCTACCCTACGCCTCAGGCAGTCAGAGGCTCAGAAAAATGTCTGCAGACTTCGTAACTGTATGCCAGAAAAATTTCAGACCCTAGTACGTATGCACTTGTCAATCCATCTAGACTTGGATGGATCAAAACTTGATGAAATGTTTTCAGAGAGTAAACCAGTAGAAAGAACAGAAACAAGACAGAAAAAATCGTCAACCCCATTTTCTAGAAAGAAAA gtGATAAACAGGGTCATTTATTTGGTTCACCACTAACATCAGAAAATGTAGCCATTATATACAAGCTGATAGAATTTCTAGGTAGACCAGAAA ATATAACAACAGAAGGATTATTCAGAAAGACTGGTAATGTTGCCAGACAGAGGTTGTTAAAGCAATGGTTGAGTGATGGTTCTTTGACGTCACTTGACGATGGGACTTTTTCTCATCATGATTGTGCTACAGTGCTAAAGAATTACCTAGGAGAATTACCAGATCCTTTACTTACAGAGAAGAATTATGAAGCTCATCTTCAAATTGTTG AAATGGGATCAAACTTAGTGCTAGATAAAGACAAAGCAAAGGCCAGGTCAAAACAGTTGAAAACCCTCCAGTTGTTGTTTTTACTGCTGCCCCCAGAAAATTCCCTCCTCTTGGAATGTTTGATTGATCTATTACACAAAGTAACCAAGACGAGTGGAAACATGATGACAGCTCAGTCCCTCGGAACATTGTTTGCCCCTCATTTATTGTGCTCTAGAAAG TTAGGTGCTTCAGAATTACAGTGCATATCACCAGTTGTGTCTAAAGCCGTGGCTTTCATGATTGAATATGGTCCATCTATATTTAAG ATCCCAAAAGAATTAGCAGTAGATGTAGCCAACTTTTGGAAACAGATGGAAACACCAAATAAATACaccaataaaaatgaaaataaggagaatTTGTCTACCAAG aaaatagcAACAACATCAGCGACAGCTATAGACACAGTGTTTACATTCGTAGACAGAAAGTCGTCTTCAGACTCGGACACAGATACACAAGTGGCACTGGCTAAATTGTATGCACATGTACAATCTATGCCTGAGTCAGCAAGGAAGAAAAAACTTCTTAAGCAG TTTAACAATGCTAATGGTTTGAATGAGAGTTGTGCTAAGCCCAGGAAACATCATAGGAGTAGAACTTTTGGAGAACAAATAAAG aagagatttAGTCGACATAAAAGGAGAGGATCAAATGACCCCAATGAGTGTACTGCTGGCCTCCCATGGACACTTACAAAG CCAATCAATATTGATGAGAATGACAACTTAGATAATGTTTTCACCAACGACAAACCCTCTGCAAAATTGAGAATACTGACAACA CCAAACAGTCCTGCAGTTCACATAGTTGATCTCTGTAAATCACCAGCCACACCCAGAAACCGTACCCCTAAAGCACGAAAACGTCTGAGTAGTGGGAGTAGTGATGGCAGCATACCAGAGAAACGCCCAACACCAGAACCTATCCCGTCCCTCGAGAACGAAATACAATATTTGATCAAGAACCCACCAGAAACCCGAGTTTTACGATTCACACCAGAGCTTCATGGGAAGCCTGTTGCCATGGTGTCACCACTGTCATTTTCACCCATCTCCAACACATTTAAAGACTGTCCTCAAGTTATGAAG AAAGCAATGAATACACCACGATCAAGAGCTCCAGTGATGGCAATGACTCTATCTCCAAGTCTGAAATCAAGAGAAAGTCAACTCTAG